In the genome of Candidatus Cloacimonadota bacterium, one region contains:
- a CDS encoding 2-oxoacid:acceptor oxidoreductase family protein, which produces MNELKVKISGFGGQGIILSAYIVGKAASIYDGKHASMTQAYGPEARGGACSSQVVISSYEIDYPLVDTADVLIALSQEGYDTFFPILKKDGILLYDSDLVTHLKSNTKVIPKPIPATRIAENLGKTIVANIVMLGFATTQAKIATPEAMKKSIKESVPQKFVDLNLTAFQIGLEYKVD; this is translated from the coding sequence ATGAATGAACTTAAAGTAAAAATATCTGGCTTTGGTGGACAAGGTATTATTCTTTCTGCATATATTGTGGGTAAAGCTGCTTCAATCTATGATGGTAAGCATGCTTCTATGACACAAGCCTATGGACCCGAGGCAAGAGGTGGTGCTTGTAGTTCTCAAGTGGTTATATCTTCTTATGAAATTGACTATCCGCTTGTAGATACCGCAGATGTATTAATTGCTCTATCCCAAGAAGGATATGATACATTCTTCCCAATTTTAAAAAAAGATGGAATTTTACTTTACGACTCAGACTTAGTCACACATCTTAAATCTAATACAAAGGTAATACCAAAACCAATACCAGCCACAAGAATAGCAGAAAATTTAGGCAAAACTATCGTGGCTAACATTGTGATGCTTGGCTTTGCAACTACTCAAGCCAAAATTGCTACACCTGAAGCAATGAAAAAATCCATAAAAGAATCCGTTCCGCAAAAATTTGTTGATTTGAATTTAACGGCATTTCAGATTGGATTGGAATATAAAGTGGATTAA
- a CDS encoding 4Fe-4S dicluster domain-containing protein has protein sequence MAYKITGKNIKDDIVEKVEEISGQNVFECYQCGNCSAGCPVVDYMDIAPHQIMRLAQLGATEEILNCETIWICSACLQCSTRCPKGIDVAKVMEAFRTINLRKRLAPLNPDEIAEKDLKELPPIALVGAFRKMTG, from the coding sequence ATGGCATATAAAATTACAGGAAAAAATATAAAAGATGATATAGTGGAAAAGGTTGAGGAAATATCCGGACAAAATGTATTTGAATGCTATCAATGCGGAAACTGTTCGGCAGGTTGCCCTGTTGTTGATTATATGGATATTGCTCCACATCAAATTATGCGCCTTGCTCAGTTAGGAGCAACTGAGGAAATCTTAAACTGTGAAACAATATGGATATGTTCTGCTTGTCTGCAGTGCTCAACCCGATGTCCAAAAGGAATTGATGTTGCAAAAGTTATGGAAGCTTTCCGCACAATAAATTTGCGAAAAAGACTGGCACCATTAAATCCTGATGAAATTGCCGAGAAAGACCTAAAAGAACTGCCTCCGATTGCTTTGGTTGGTGCATTTAGAAAAATGACAGGATAA
- a CDS encoding CoB--CoM heterodisulfide reductase iron-sulfur subunit B family protein, whose amino-acid sequence MNLPYYPGCTLKTNAKNFEDSAMRVMEVLDYPLKEMENWVCCGTVFSMTSDDLMLQLGAIRNLLRAEEQNLKELIVLCSMCYNTLKRAKQFITEDEENLNKVNDLMYKENIRYKGTVDIHHLLSILRDRVTFDAIKEKVKKPLSSLKIGGYYGCFLVRPKEFAIDDFEDPSIIEDLLTLLGADGIEFPYRLECCGAYQTVTKKDVTAMRTYEIINSARRAGCEAIVTSCPLCAFNLDQRQKETAKEFVEFEHIPVFYFTELMSIALGCGWDENWTKLHYVNPEPLLKEKGLI is encoded by the coding sequence ATGAATCTACCTTATTATCCCGGCTGCACATTAAAAACAAATGCAAAGAATTTTGAAGATTCTGCAATGAGAGTAATGGAAGTTTTAGATTATCCATTAAAAGAGATGGAAAATTGGGTCTGCTGTGGCACTGTATTTTCAATGACAAGTGATGACCTGATGCTCCAATTAGGTGCAATTCGCAATCTTTTACGAGCCGAAGAACAAAATCTGAAGGAATTGATAGTTCTATGTAGTATGTGCTACAATACTTTGAAAAGAGCAAAACAATTCATTACTGAAGATGAAGAGAATCTAAACAAGGTTAATGACCTGATGTATAAAGAAAACATCCGTTATAAAGGAACAGTTGATATTCATCATCTTTTAAGCATACTTCGTGATAGAGTAACTTTTGATGCAATAAAAGAGAAAGTCAAAAAGCCGTTATCCTCGCTAAAAATTGGGGGATATTACGGATGTTTTCTTGTAAGGCCAAAAGAATTTGCAATAGATGATTTTGAAGACCCAAGCATTATTGAGGACTTGCTTACATTATTAGGTGCAGATGGTATTGAATTTCCATATCGTCTGGAATGCTGTGGTGCTTACCAAACTGTAACAAAAAAAGATGTAACTGCTATGCGAACTTATGAGATAATCAATTCTGCTAGAAGGGCAGGATGCGAAGCAATAGTTACATCTTGCCCATTATGTGCGTTTAATCTTGACCAAAGACAGAAAGAAACCGCAAAAGAATTTGTAGAATTTGAACATATCCCTGTCTTTTACTTTACAGAATTGATGTCTATTGCATTAGGCTGTGGCTGGGATGAAAATTGGACAAAACTTCATTATGTTAATCCTGAACCATTACTAAAAGAAAAAGGTTTAATATAA
- a CDS encoding GxxExxY protein, with amino-acid sequence MNKDLLYAKEVYRIIGAAIEIHKELGPGFLESVYEEAMVIESSKRQIPYETQVKISVYYKNQKLKKEFIADYIGYDKIIVEFKCIPKLTKVEEAQIINYLKATGIKVGILINFGSHGKLEWKRYIRTFIENKKDHISHEEREESLKD; translated from the coding sequence ATGAACAAAGACTTGTTATATGCGAAAGAAGTCTACAGAATAATAGGGGCAGCAATTGAAATACATAAAGAACTTGGTCCGGGATTCTTAGAATCAGTCTATGAAGAAGCAATGGTAATTGAATCAAGCAAAAGACAGATACCATACGAAACGCAAGTTAAGATATCGGTTTACTATAAAAACCAAAAATTAAAAAAAGAGTTTATAGCTGATTACATTGGATATGACAAAATCATAGTTGAATTTAAGTGTATACCTAAATTAACAAAGGTAGAAGAAGCTCAGATAATAAATTATTTAAAGGCAACAGGAATAAAAGTTGGAATATTAATTAATTTTGGTAGTCATGGAAAATTGGAATGGAAAAGGTACATCAGAACATTTATTGAAAACAAAAAGGATCATATAAGCCACGAAGAACGCGAAGAATCGCTAAAAGATTAA
- a CDS encoding hydrogenase iron-sulfur subunit has product MKRIGVFICHCGENIADTVDVERVAKEIGNYSGVVYSTDYTFMCSDPGQKIIKDAIKEKKLDGVIVASCSPTMHEATFRKAAASAGLNPYQCEIANIREQCSWVHSNKEEGTKKAILIIKSMIEKLKLNESLYPISSPTNKNVLIIGAGIAGIQAALDIADAGHKVFLVERRPYIGGHMIQLSVTFPTLDCSQCILTPKMVQVDQSENIDLFVNSEIESIDGAVGNFKVKIKRKAQYINPDICTGCGDCIDVCPVLVPDEYEEGLSYRKAVYMSFAQVIPYTYTLDIDNCLGLNPIACGKCKDACKEDAINYDAKDEIIEKDVGAVIVATGYDLYPMENIGEYGYGKYPDVVSGLQFERLIFAVGPSGGKMLRPSDGKPVKEIAFIQCAGSRDPERHLSHCSKICCMYTAKQAKMFKNKVPDGQSYIFYIDIRATGKDYEEFIQTAQLEQKLVYIRGKVSRIYKENGKMIINAFDTLSGKKIEAKVDMVVLALGMIPSFGTDELARKLNLSEGTSGFLTEAHPKLRPVETVNPGFFLAGTCQAPRDIPETVAQASGAASKALSLLAHDTIEKSPVVVKVDVEKCTGCGDCVKKCPFDAITIDKVQNIAVIDEMKCKGCGFCIPECPEDALEQKNLSDRQIYNMIDGILEKDKQIVKGKEFEPKIVCFFSNIGAYQAADLAGIGRMEYKPNALIIRLLSISMLDDKHILYALKNGADGVLISGSHPGESPYPGASKKTKERVDALKNKIKEAGLNPERIKLEWYAGRQAKGFAGFVDTFVEYLKKQGPVQSENWKTLN; this is encoded by the coding sequence ATGAAACGAATCGGAGTTTTTATTTGCCATTGTGGTGAAAATATTGCTGATACTGTTGATGTAGAAAGGGTTGCCAAAGAAATCGGCAATTATAGCGGAGTTGTTTATAGCACTGATTATACTTTTATGTGTTCTGACCCCGGGCAGAAAATTATAAAAGATGCAATAAAAGAGAAAAAATTGGATGGGGTAATTGTAGCAAGTTGTTCACCCACAATGCATGAAGCAACTTTTAGGAAAGCGGCCGCATCTGCCGGATTAAATCCATATCAATGTGAAATAGCCAATATTCGTGAGCAATGCAGTTGGGTTCATTCTAACAAAGAAGAGGGTACAAAAAAAGCAATTCTTATCATAAAATCTATGATTGAAAAGCTAAAATTGAATGAATCATTATACCCAATATCTTCACCGACAAATAAGAATGTGTTAATAATAGGTGCTGGAATTGCCGGGATACAAGCGGCATTGGACATTGCTGATGCAGGACATAAAGTTTTTTTAGTGGAAAGGAGACCATATATTGGTGGGCATATGATTCAATTATCAGTAACCTTTCCAACTCTTGATTGCTCGCAATGTATTTTAACACCCAAAATGGTTCAAGTTGACCAGAGTGAGAATATTGACCTCTTCGTTAATAGCGAAATAGAATCAATTGATGGTGCTGTGGGTAATTTTAAGGTCAAAATTAAGAGAAAAGCACAATATATAAATCCTGATATATGCACTGGTTGTGGGGATTGTATAGATGTTTGTCCAGTACTTGTTCCGGATGAATACGAGGAAGGGCTTTCATATCGCAAAGCAGTTTATATGTCGTTTGCACAGGTGATTCCATATACATATACATTGGATATTGATAATTGTTTGGGATTAAACCCTATTGCTTGTGGGAAATGCAAAGATGCCTGTAAGGAAGATGCTATCAATTATGACGCAAAAGATGAAATTATTGAAAAAGATGTTGGGGCAGTTATTGTTGCAACTGGATATGATTTATATCCTATGGAAAATATCGGAGAATATGGTTATGGAAAATATCCAGATGTGGTTAGTGGACTGCAGTTTGAAAGACTTATCTTTGCGGTTGGTCCATCAGGTGGAAAAATGCTACGACCATCGGATGGAAAGCCGGTAAAGGAAATTGCTTTTATCCAATGTGCTGGATCACGGGACCCGGAGAGACATCTTTCTCATTGCTCAAAAATATGCTGTATGTATACAGCCAAACAGGCAAAGATGTTTAAAAATAAGGTGCCGGATGGACAGTCATATATCTTTTATATTGATATTAGAGCTACTGGAAAAGATTATGAAGAGTTTATTCAAACAGCTCAATTGGAGCAAAAGTTAGTTTATATCCGAGGTAAGGTCTCCCGTATTTATAAAGAAAATGGTAAGATGATTATCAATGCTTTTGACACTCTCTCCGGCAAGAAAATTGAAGCAAAAGTGGATATGGTAGTTCTCGCATTAGGAATGATACCAAGTTTTGGAACTGATGAACTGGCAAGAAAACTTAATCTTTCAGAAGGAACATCTGGATTTCTGACAGAAGCACATCCTAAATTAAGACCGGTAGAAACCGTTAATCCTGGATTTTTCCTTGCCGGAACATGCCAGGCGCCAAGAGATATACCTGAAACTGTTGCACAGGCCTCTGGGGCGGCTTCAAAAGCGTTATCATTATTGGCACATGATACTATAGAAAAATCGCCAGTTGTTGTGAAAGTTGATGTTGAAAAATGTACCGGATGTGGAGATTGTGTTAAGAAATGTCCTTTTGATGCAATTACTATTGATAAAGTTCAAAATATCGCGGTAATTGATGAAATGAAATGTAAAGGATGTGGCTTTTGTATTCCAGAATGCCCTGAGGATGCATTAGAACAAAAGAACCTCTCTGACCGGCAAATCTATAATATGATAGATGGCATATTAGAGAAGGATAAGCAGATTGTAAAAGGTAAAGAATTTGAGCCTAAAATTGTGTGCTTTTTTAGTAATATTGGTGCTTATCAGGCCGCAGACCTTGCTGGTATTGGAAGAATGGAATATAAACCAAATGCTTTAATAATTAGACTTCTTTCAATTTCAATGTTAGACGACAAGCACATTTTATATGCTTTAAAAAATGGTGCTGATGGCGTGCTTATCAGCGGAAGTCATCCGGGTGAATCACCTTATCCTGGAGCAAGTAAGAAAACAAAAGAAAGAGTAGATGCTCTTAAAAATAAAATAAAAGAGGCAGGACTAAATCCTGAGAGAATAAAATTAGAATGGTATGCAGGAAGACAAGCAAAAGGATTCGCTGGTTTCGTAGATACATTTGTTGAATATCTTAAAAAGCAGGGTCCGGTCCAGTCAGAAAATTGGAAGACTTTAAATTAG